Proteins from one Methanococcus maripaludis C5 genomic window:
- a CDS encoding (Fe-S)-binding protein gives MENIKEIIKLLPGYNCKACGFKRCDLFAEKILEGETPENCPSLFKEEFKGNIEKIKELVSVLEPLEIKKTCAPKPGLIGLLDGYEADFLLDPLPKEHSCRETLIILSKNPIKKGDHIKYRPLGCPIPHFAEIIDDSHGMYVVHLEGPCNRFNSEKIEYIEVGIALVAAFEGVYRGKTPEVGKTVKFIPTHCMMQKVHSGVVVEVEGNRVLIEGIDLKVW, from the coding sequence ATGGAAAACATAAAAGAAATTATAAAACTGCTTCCAGGATATAACTGCAAAGCATGTGGGTTTAAAAGATGTGATCTCTTCGCAGAAAAAATCCTTGAAGGAGAAACCCCTGAAAACTGCCCATCATTATTCAAAGAAGAATTTAAAGGAAACATTGAAAAAATAAAAGAGCTTGTATCAGTTTTAGAACCTCTTGAAATTAAAAAAACATGTGCGCCTAAACCCGGACTTATTGGACTTTTGGATGGATATGAAGCTGACTTTTTACTTGACCCGCTTCCAAAAGAGCATTCTTGCAGGGAAACACTCATAATTCTTTCAAAAAATCCGATAAAAAAGGGCGATCATATTAAATACAGACCGTTAGGATGCCCAATTCCCCATTTTGCTGAAATAATCGATGATAGCCACGGCATGTATGTTGTACATTTAGAAGGACCATGCAACCGGTTTAATTCAGAAAAAATAGAATATATTGAAGTTGGAATTGCACTCGTTGCTGCATTTGAAGGAGTTTACAGAGGTAAAACTCCCGAAGTTGGAAAAACAGTTAAATTTATTCCAACTCACTGCATGATGCAGAAAGTCCACAGCGGCGTTGTCGTTGAAGTTGAAGGAAACAGGGTTTTAATTGAAGGAATTGATTTAAAAGTATGGTAA
- a CDS encoding TraB/GumN family protein, whose amino-acid sequence MYIRINNGVTECNIRLVGTAHVSDDSITEVKNAIVETDPELVAIELDKDRFVAMFQNKKNDVDLKSVIKQGKVGIYIVHSILANFQKNIGEQFGIKPGSEMKKATDLAIQYQKPISLIDRPINITLSRTVNKMTFKEKFDFVIGLLTEQNVELDEKAINEMVSNADDLILLLKDISPSIYETLVNERDKYMAKNLFEASKGKENIVAVVGAGHVPGIKNYLKKMESGEDIDLKSLMDVKKKSNILGKVISIAILLIISYGFWTASSNLEALKALTLEWVLINGCLSSLGVFVARGKIPTIIAAFLAAPITSLIPVIGAGYVAGLVELKFRDVSFNDIGAMLNTESFKELMENQAMRVLLVAALANLGSVIGTFYFIPRFL is encoded by the coding sequence ATGTATATAAGGATTAACAATGGCGTTACAGAATGTAACATCAGATTGGTAGGAACTGCACACGTATCTGATGATAGTATTACTGAGGTAAAGAACGCTATCGTCGAAACAGATCCGGAATTAGTAGCTATTGAATTAGATAAAGACCGATTTGTAGCCATGTTTCAAAACAAAAAAAATGACGTGGATTTAAAATCGGTCATAAAACAGGGCAAGGTTGGAATATACATAGTGCACTCCATCTTAGCAAACTTCCAGAAAAATATCGGGGAACAATTTGGGATAAAACCTGGAAGCGAAATGAAAAAAGCCACCGATCTTGCGATACAATACCAAAAACCAATTTCATTAATTGATAGACCGATAAACATTACATTATCTAGAACAGTTAATAAAATGACGTTTAAAGAAAAGTTTGACTTTGTAATTGGTCTTTTAACTGAACAAAACGTTGAATTGGACGAAAAAGCAATTAATGAAATGGTATCAAATGCTGATGATTTAATTTTACTTTTAAAAGATATTTCTCCTTCAATTTACGAAACCCTTGTTAATGAAAGAGATAAATATATGGCAAAAAATCTCTTTGAAGCAAGCAAAGGAAAAGAAAATATTGTTGCAGTAGTTGGCGCTGGGCACGTTCCAGGAATTAAAAATTACCTCAAAAAAATGGAATCTGGAGAAGACATTGACTTAAAATCTTTAATGGATGTAAAAAAAAAGTCAAATATTTTAGGTAAAGTAATTTCAATTGCAATTCTATTAATAATATCATATGGATTTTGGACTGCATCATCAAATCTCGAAGCATTGAAAGCATTAACCTTAGAATGGGTCTTGATAAACGGCTGTCTTTCATCACTTGGTGTTTTTGTAGCTCGTGGAAAAATTCCAACAATTATTGCAGCGTTTTTAGCGGCCCCCATCACATCATTAATCCCTGTAATCGGTGCAGGCTATGTTGCAGGCTTAGTTGAGCTTAAATTTAGGGATGTTTCTTTCAATGATATTGGAGCAATGCTGAATACTGAAAGTTTTAAAGAATTAATGGAAAATCAAGCTATGAGGGTTCTTTTAGTTGCTGCACTTGCAAATCTTGGGAGCGTTATTGGAACTTTCTATTTTATACCGAGATTTTTATAA
- a CDS encoding ATP-binding cassette domain-containing protein, producing the protein MNIEEIKIIGGFNKCGESEKVNELVVKRGEIFGVVGPTGSGKSNLISDIEQLAQGDTPSSRKILVNGNVPDIEMRRDPRKRRIAQLSQNMNFLADMSVEEFLIMHAKSRGMDSEGVVDKVVDLANQLTGEPIKKDYNLTILSGGQSRSLMVADVAVISDSPIVLIDEIENAGIKKHEALELLAGCGKIVMVITHDPVLALMTTRRVVMKNGGMTEIIETTPEEKEVSHRLSEIDSWMLSMREKVRHGEKLNLKDIETPAVSGN; encoded by the coding sequence ATGAATATTGAAGAAATTAAAATTATTGGTGGATTCAACAAGTGCGGAGAATCTGAAAAAGTAAACGAATTAGTTGTAAAACGAGGAGAAATTTTCGGAGTAGTTGGACCAACAGGAAGTGGAAAATCTAACTTAATAAGCGATATTGAACAGCTTGCTCAAGGAGATACCCCCTCTTCACGAAAAATACTCGTAAACGGAAACGTTCCAGATATTGAAATGAGAAGAGATCCAAGAAAAAGAAGAATTGCCCAGCTTTCGCAAAACATGAACTTTTTAGCAGACATGAGTGTTGAAGAGTTTTTAATTATGCATGCAAAAAGCAGAGGCATGGATTCTGAAGGCGTTGTCGATAAAGTAGTCGATTTGGCAAACCAACTTACTGGGGAACCGATTAAAAAAGACTATAACTTAACAATACTCAGTGGTGGACAGTCAAGAAGCTTGATGGTTGCAGATGTTGCAGTTATCAGCGATTCACCGATTGTTTTAATTGATGAAATCGAAAATGCAGGAATTAAAAAGCACGAAGCACTTGAACTTCTTGCAGGATGCGGAAAAATTGTCATGGTAATTACGCACGACCCGGTTCTCGCATTAATGACTACACGGCGGGTTGTTATGAAAAATGGTGGAATGACCGAAATTATTGAAACCACCCCTGAAGAGAAAGAAGTATCTCATAGATTGAGTGAAATTGACAGCTGGATGCTTTCAATGAGAGAAAAAGTAAGGCATGGCGAAAAATTAAACTTAAAAGACATAGAAACTCCGGCAGTTTCGGGTAATTAA
- the hypE gene encoding hydrogenase expression/formation protein HypE has protein sequence MNITRMHGAGGTVMQKLIKETILGNLENTKIEGGIGLESLDDASTIPLEDKEIVFTVDGHTVHPIFFPGGDIGRISVCGTVNDLSVMGAKPVALSLSIVLPEGFDIEKLDKIMKSINEACKEAGVAIITGDTKVSNVDDIIISSAGIGLVDSGKAVRDCGMKEGDVIIVTGNIGEHGLTILLTREGFEFESDLKSDVAPVNGIVQSVLNAGFEINAMKDPTRGGLADSLNEMAEKSNLGILIHEDKIPISDEVQAIGEALGIDPLTVANEGKVVMSVKAEDSEKILEILKAHPLGKNAKIIGNVTSEHKGVLMETIVGKRIVDTPMGDPIPRVC, from the coding sequence ATGAATATTACACGGATGCACGGTGCTGGCGGAACCGTAATGCAAAAGTTAATTAAGGAAACAATACTTGGTAACTTAGAAAATACCAAGATCGAAGGCGGAATAGGTCTTGAATCATTAGATGACGCATCAACAATACCTCTTGAGGATAAGGAGATAGTTTTTACTGTTGATGGGCACACGGTACATCCAATATTTTTCCCAGGCGGAGATATCGGTAGGATTTCAGTATGTGGGACTGTAAACGACCTTTCAGTAATGGGTGCAAAACCCGTTGCACTTTCCCTTTCAATTGTACTTCCAGAAGGCTTTGATATTGAGAAGTTGGATAAAATAATGAAATCCATAAATGAAGCTTGTAAAGAAGCAGGGGTTGCAATAATTACTGGCGACACAAAAGTTTCAAATGTTGATGATATAATCATTTCATCTGCAGGAATAGGTCTTGTTGATTCTGGTAAAGCTGTAAGAGATTGTGGAATGAAAGAAGGCGATGTAATAATCGTTACTGGAAATATCGGGGAACATGGTCTTACCATACTTCTTACAAGGGAAGGATTTGAATTTGAATCTGATTTAAAGTCAGACGTGGCTCCGGTAAATGGAATCGTTCAAAGCGTTTTAAATGCAGGATTTGAAATTAATGCAATGAAAGACCCTACAAGAGGCGGTCTTGCAGATTCATTAAACGAAATGGCGGAAAAAAGTAATTTAGGGATATTGATCCATGAAGATAAGATCCCGATAAGCGATGAAGTTCAGGCTATTGGTGAGGCACTTGGAATCGATCCTTTAACGGTTGCAAATGAAGGAAAAGTTGTAATGTCTGTTAAAGCAGAAGATTCAGAAAAAATACTTGAAATTTTAAAGGCACATCCTCTTGGGAAAAACGCCAAAATCATTGGAAATGTGACTTCTGAACACAAAGGGGTACTAATGGAAACAATTGTTGGAAAAAGAATTGTTGACACACCAATGGGCGACCCAATACCTAGAGTTTGTTAA
- a CDS encoding GTP-binding protein → MIIVAGTPGAGKTSVMTHTIKQLVSKGNRPAVVKIDCLYTDDDTRYGKLGIPTLVGLSKDMCPDHFAIYNLEEMAEWAEKEGVDTLIIETAGLCHRCAPYTENSLGICVIDATSGPNTPRKVGPFLTSADVVAITKGDIISQAEREVFRERVLEMNPKCTIYDVNGLSGQGCAEISEEIMEAKDIVDLENEELRHNAPLCVCTLCVGETKVAKKHHRGVLRRIDGFTKYIGE, encoded by the coding sequence ATGATAATTGTTGCAGGAACTCCGGGTGCAGGAAAAACTTCCGTGATGACCCACACAATAAAACAGCTTGTAAGCAAAGGAAACAGACCGGCAGTCGTTAAAATTGACTGTTTGTATACTGATGATGACACCAGATACGGAAAACTTGGAATTCCGACACTCGTTGGTTTAAGCAAAGATATGTGTCCAGACCACTTTGCAATTTATAATTTAGAAGAAATGGCAGAATGGGCTGAAAAAGAAGGCGTTGATACATTGATTATCGAAACTGCAGGTCTCTGCCACAGGTGTGCGCCATACACCGAAAACAGCCTTGGAATTTGTGTAATTGATGCTACATCTGGTCCAAACACCCCTCGAAAAGTTGGACCTTTTTTAACGAGTGCCGATGTTGTTGCAATAACCAAAGGCGACATCATTTCACAGGCTGAAAGGGAAGTTTTCAGAGAAAGAGTTCTTGAAATGAACCCAAAATGTACCATATACGATGTAAACGGGCTTAGCGGACAGGGTTGTGCAGAAATTTCTGAAGAAATAATGGAAGCAAAAGATATCGTAGACCTTGAAAATGAAGAATTAAGACATAACGCTCCACTTTGTGTCTGTACTTTGTGTGTTGGAGAAACAAAAGTTGCTAAAAAGCACCATAGGGGTGTTTTAAGAAGAATCGATGGGTTTACCAAATATATTGGTGAATAA
- the comA gene encoding phosphosulfolactate synthase produces the protein MNAFSFLKLEKGTENTMVIDKGLSPDFINDYLKVCGKYITFAKFGWGTSAVQPRNVVKEKIENYKKYGVKPYPGGTLFEVCFSKNVFDEYLKECKNLGFECVEISDGSMELKPEDKDYAIKQAKKSGFIVLSEVGKKNIVLDGELEIYERIELVKKDLESGADFVIIEGRESGKSIGLFDEKGNVKKEELEILAENLDMSKIMLEAPQKNQQVEFILRFGNEVNLGNISFEEVISLETLRRGLRGDTFGKI, from the coding sequence ATGAACGCATTTTCTTTTTTAAAATTGGAGAAAGGTACTGAAAATACCATGGTAATCGATAAAGGATTATCCCCAGACTTTATTAACGATTATCTAAAAGTATGTGGAAAATATATCACTTTTGCAAAATTTGGATGGGGCACAAGCGCTGTTCAACCCAGAAATGTCGTTAAGGAAAAAATTGAAAATTACAAAAAATATGGCGTTAAACCTTATCCTGGAGGAACGCTCTTTGAAGTTTGTTTTTCGAAAAATGTTTTTGATGAATACTTAAAAGAATGTAAAAACCTCGGATTTGAATGTGTTGAAATATCGGACGGTTCAATGGAGTTAAAACCTGAAGATAAGGACTACGCAATAAAACAGGCAAAAAAATCAGGTTTCATTGTTCTTTCAGAAGTTGGAAAGAAAAATATCGTTTTAGATGGCGAACTTGAAATCTATGAAAGAATAGAACTCGTAAAAAAAGACCTTGAATCAGGTGCAGACTTTGTAATAATTGAAGGCAGAGAAAGCGGAAAATCAATCGGGCTTTTTGATGAAAAAGGGAATGTAAAAAAGGAAGAACTGGAAATACTTGCTGAAAACTTAGATATGTCTAAAATAATGCTTGAGGCACCTCAAAAAAATCAGCAGGTTGAATTTATATTACGTTTCGGGAATGAGGTAAATCTTGGAAATATTTCATTTGAAGAAGTAATTTCACTAGAAACTCTGAGAAGAGGATTAAGAGGGGACACTTTCGGAAAAATTTAA
- the larC gene encoding nickel pincer cofactor biosynthesis protein LarC, with translation MTKVLVIDPKIAGMSGDMFVSSLLALTNSYDLMDEVILELEKLDSCNSFKISVMDEKVNGISAKRLKIGIDEEKIKNPDKLKEIIVNTSKNLKMSEKGVKICENIINDLIEAEEKLHGHHFHLHEISSLDTVFDIVLPVLILEKNGFLNGKIYSTPPALGNGRISMDHGIISSPAPATLEILCKHELKCSKVDSDFELLTPTGAAILSNVTDEFTDSYPEIILLKTAYGAGTKRMENIPNVLRLVEGKTDEKIIEKTVILETNIDDISSEVLAYAVERLLNEGAPDVFITPVFGKKNRPSSMISVICPYYTHEKYAKILIEETGTLGVRINHYDKIRAKRRLEKVKININETDFEFDVKISDLNGKIVNIKPEFEDLKKIAENLNIPLKDVLRHANSKIKEIYGF, from the coding sequence ATGACAAAAGTTTTAGTAATTGACCCAAAAATTGCAGGAATGTCTGGAGACATGTTTGTTTCATCATTACTCGCACTTACAAATTCCTACGATTTAATGGATGAAGTGATTTTGGAATTAGAAAAATTAGACAGTTGTAACTCATTTAAAATATCCGTAATGGACGAAAAAGTAAACGGAATTTCTGCAAAACGGTTAAAAATTGGAATTGACGAAGAAAAGATAAAAAATCCAGATAAATTAAAAGAAATTATTGTAAATACTTCTAAAAATTTAAAAATGTCCGAAAAAGGAGTTAAAATTTGTGAAAATATTATAAATGATTTAATTGAAGCAGAAGAAAAGCTTCACGGGCATCATTTTCATTTACACGAGATATCTTCATTAGATACGGTTTTTGACATAGTTTTACCAGTATTAATTTTAGAAAAAAATGGATTTTTAAACGGAAAAATTTATTCAACCCCACCTGCACTTGGAAATGGAAGAATATCTATGGATCACGGAATTATTTCAAGTCCTGCACCTGCAACACTTGAAATTTTATGTAAACACGAATTAAAATGTTCAAAAGTAGATTCTGACTTTGAATTGTTAACTCCAACTGGGGCTGCAATTCTTTCAAACGTTACAGATGAATTTACAGACTCATACCCAGAAATAATTCTTTTAAAAACCGCATACGGTGCCGGAACTAAACGAATGGAAAATATTCCAAATGTTTTAAGGCTAGTTGAAGGAAAAACCGATGAAAAAATAATTGAAAAAACAGTAATTTTAGAGACGAATATTGATGATATTTCATCAGAAGTTTTAGCATACGCTGTTGAGCGGCTTTTAAACGAAGGAGCACCCGATGTATTTATAACTCCAGTATTTGGTAAAAAAAATCGGCCATCGAGTATGATTTCTGTGATATGCCCATATTACACCCATGAAAAATATGCAAAAATTTTAATCGAAGAAACCGGAACTCTTGGAGTTAGGATTAACCATTATGATAAAATCAGGGCTAAACGAAGACTTGAAAAAGTAAAAATCAATATAAATGAAACTGATTTTGAATTTGACGTGAAAATCTCTGATTTAAATGGGAAAATCGTAAATATAAAACCCGAATTTGAAGATTTGAAAAAAATTGCGGAAAATTTAAATATTCCGTTAAAAGATGTTTTAAGGCATGCAAATTCCAAAATAAAAGAAATTTATGGTTTTTAA
- a CDS encoding NosD domain-containing protein, with protein sequence MKIFKIFLLMVILGAISGISAEDTTIYVNTTHYWYQSGLFVESNNSIGDAVDNVPENGTVELTTDLNVSDGIIINRSDIVLDLKGNSISGNYEGWGITVSGNNVLLKNGVISNFDYGIVLETAENCKISNNEVFGNTYDGIYVLNSKNNDVSENLVYENGVIGIVTSGIFLDGSEFNNVTKNTVNNNIYNGIELLNSKNNLISGNNVFENEDNGIFIWDSQNNSVIFNEIYQNENNGILAREAEFNKIESNSIFENEDSGIYSWKTFENTISENKISKNSKGVTFWNSDLNVLFKNNFLNNLESGISIEFGTEYNTIYDNLFNNSINVRFKDSGENYWNVPTMNRSNILGGEFTAGNVWYAPEGTGFSQKAVNQDSNGDILSESYYELNFENIDYIPLAPDSTPPIVSFISPKENTFFNKNETVVINVSVNDTSGIHSVVFEIDDNYKEIPIKTGTTYTKSLNNLDYGKHTVRIYAEDNLGNTNSLVSRVFSISAPDSTPPNVKIISPTAKSYAEGSEVSIKVQVTDESELYSVYARLDGYNIDLIESSGYYINILDDLEWGVHTLWIFATDIAGNSNYNQKVTFEINEGDITPPDVEIIEPENADSFEEDSSIFIKVQVTDDDSEIDSVMVMLDGTISFTLTKNSGYYTGTIDDISYGTHNIRIYAEDIEENINSNEVVEFEIEYPDYSYTKPATTESQEETIIEVSDSENKSTTEEPAEETTEEPAEETTEEPAEETTEEPAEETTEEPAEETTEEPAEETTEEPAEETTEEPAEETTEEPAEETTEEPAEETTEEPAEETTI encoded by the coding sequence ATGAAAATTTTTAAAATATTTCTTTTAATGGTAATTTTGGGGGCCATTTCAGGAATATCTGCGGAAGATACCACGATTTATGTAAATACTACTCATTATTGGTATCAAAGCGGTTTATTTGTAGAATCAAATAATTCTATTGGAGATGCAGTAGATAACGTGCCAGAAAATGGAACAGTTGAACTAACCACTGATTTAAATGTATCTGATGGTATTATAATTAATAGAAGCGATATTGTACTTGATTTAAAAGGAAATTCGATTTCTGGAAATTATGAAGGATGGGGAATTACGGTTTCTGGAAATAACGTACTTTTAAAAAACGGGGTAATTTCAAATTTTGATTACGGAATCGTTCTTGAAACTGCAGAGAACTGTAAAATTTCAAATAACGAAGTATTTGGAAATACATATGATGGAATTTATGTGTTAAATTCAAAAAATAACGATGTTTCTGAAAATTTAGTATATGAAAACGGAGTCATCGGAATTGTTACTTCAGGAATATTTTTAGACGGGTCTGAATTTAATAATGTAACCAAAAACACCGTGAATAATAACATTTACAATGGAATTGAGCTATTAAATTCAAAAAACAATCTTATTTCAGGAAATAACGTTTTTGAAAATGAAGATAACGGTATTTTCATATGGGATTCACAAAATAATTCTGTAATATTTAATGAAATATATCAAAATGAAAATAATGGTATTTTGGCAAGAGAAGCTGAATTTAACAAGATTGAAAGTAATAGTATATTTGAAAACGAGGATTCTGGAATTTATTCCTGGAAAACTTTTGAAAATACAATATCAGAAAATAAAATTTCTAAAAACTCCAAGGGAGTTACATTTTGGAATTCGGATTTGAACGTACTTTTTAAAAATAACTTTTTAAATAATTTAGAATCAGGAATTTCAATTGAATTTGGTACAGAATATAACACGATCTACGATAATTTGTTCAATAATTCAATAAATGTGCGTTTTAAAGATTCTGGTGAAAATTATTGGAATGTTCCAACAATGAATAGAAGTAATATTTTGGGTGGCGAATTTACTGCAGGAAATGTATGGTACGCTCCAGAAGGCACAGGATTTAGTCAAAAAGCAGTAAATCAAGATTCTAACGGAGATATACTTTCTGAATCATATTATGAACTTAATTTTGAAAATATAGATTATATTCCGTTAGCACCTGATTCAACCCCTCCAATTGTAAGCTTTATTTCTCCAAAAGAAAATACATTCTTCAATAAAAATGAAACAGTTGTAATAAACGTATCTGTAAATGATACTTCTGGAATTCACTCAGTCGTGTTTGAAATAGATGATAACTATAAAGAAATACCAATAAAAACTGGAACGACTTACACTAAATCTTTGAATAATTTGGACTACGGGAAGCACACGGTACGGATATATGCAGAAGATAATCTGGGAAATACGAATTCTTTGGTATCAAGAGTATTTTCAATATCCGCACCTGATTCAACCCCCCCAAATGTTAAAATTATTTCACCAACTGCAAAATCCTATGCTGAAGGCTCTGAAGTATCAATAAAAGTTCAAGTTACGGATGAATCAGAACTATATTCGGTTTATGCAAGACTCGATGGCTACAATATTGATTTAATCGAAAGCAGTGGTTATTACATAAATATTTTGGATGATCTGGAGTGGGGGGTTCACACTTTGTGGATATTTGCAACAGATATTGCTGGAAACTCAAATTATAATCAAAAAGTTACATTTGAGATAAATGAAGGAGATATTACTCCTCCAGACGTTGAAATAATAGAACCTGAAAATGCAGATTCTTTTGAAGAAGATTCGAGCATATTTATAAAAGTTCAAGTTACGGATGACGATTCTGAAATTGATTCTGTAATGGTAATGCTCGATGGAACAATTAGTTTTACTCTAACAAAAAATTCGGGATATTATACTGGAACAATAGATGATATCAGCTACGGAACACACAATATACGAATATATGCAGAAGATATCGAAGAAAATATTAATTCAAACGAGGTTGTGGAGTTTGAAATAGAATACCCTGATTATTCATATACAAAACCAGCCACAACAGAAAGTCAAGAAGAAACCATAATCGAAGTGTCAGATTCTGAAAATAAGTCAACAACTGAAGAACCAGCAGAAGAAACAACTGAAGAACCAGCAGAAGAAACAACTGAAGAACCAGCAGAAGAAACAACTGAAGAACCAGCAGAAGAAACAACTGAAGAACCAGCAGAAGAAACAACTGAAGAACCAGCAGAAGAAACAACTGAAGAACCAGCAGAAGAAACAACTGAAGAACCAGCAGAAGAAACAACTGAAGAACCAGCAGAAGAAACAACTGAAGAACCAGCAGAAGAAACAACTGAAGAACCAGCAGAAGAAACAACAATATAA